One genomic region from Thermomicrobium sp. 4228-Ro encodes:
- a CDS encoding DUF6789 family protein, giving the protein MSGSLRHALAGIVGALAFLVAMAVDLALLRRRTNDLRLLAGLLPVGHRYWPLLGTIMHLVNGAALGVLYGRLRHRLPRPGWLAGTVFALGENLVLWPLIVVLDRIHPDVRAGRLERFNQPVPFLQEVWRHLAYGITLGLLVDRWQRTESEPAP; this is encoded by the coding sequence ATGAGTGGATCGTTGCGACACGCTCTCGCTGGAATCGTCGGCGCTCTGGCTTTCCTCGTCGCGATGGCAGTCGACCTGGCGCTGCTCCGGCGACGTACGAACGACCTGCGTCTTCTGGCGGGTCTCCTTCCCGTTGGGCACCGGTACTGGCCGCTGCTGGGCACGATCATGCACCTGGTGAACGGCGCCGCCCTCGGCGTCCTCTATGGCCGCCTGCGTCATCGCTTGCCGCGGCCAGGCTGGTTGGCCGGCACGGTGTTCGCGCTCGGCGAGAACCTCGTCCTCTGGCCCCTGATCGTCGTGCTCGACCGCATCCATCCCGACGTCCGCGCCGGCCGGCTCGAGCGGTTCAACCAGCCGGTACCGTTCCTGCAGGAGGTCTGGCGACACCTCGCCTATGGCATCACGCTCGGCCTCCTCGTCGACCGCTGGCAGCGGACGGAGAGCGAGCCGGCACCATGA
- a CDS encoding type I phosphomannose isomerase catalytic subunit, with amino-acid sequence MNAALLARPLLLEPVLVERPWGDQRLARYLGKSLPHGARIGESWETANEARVASGPLAGLTLGELVAQFGADFLGERGWAASQPFGDFPLLIKFIDADDVLSVQVHPDDEQARPLGQRGKTEAWYILAAEPGAELVVGLTEPLDPSTIRSLLAERRLADYLVRLPVRAGDTVIVPAGTLHAIGSGILLYEIQEQSDITYRFYDWDRLDAAGRGRPLHIEDGLAVLRSERQARRTQPLALDEWRSILTACRYFLLERWEVDGERHLVRRPDESPHLLSCIAGSVTIATADEALELTVGRTVLLPAPLSEIHLGGRGTLLAATVPDLWRDVVVPLQAAGYPDEAIARLCGDTSDLAQALARGAGTAH; translated from the coding sequence ATGAACGCGGCGCTCCTCGCCCGGCCCCTGCTCCTCGAGCCGGTCCTGGTCGAGCGCCCCTGGGGTGACCAGCGCCTGGCCCGCTACCTCGGCAAATCGCTGCCGCATGGCGCGCGCATCGGCGAATCGTGGGAGACCGCGAACGAAGCGCGTGTCGCGAGCGGCCCGCTGGCTGGGCTCACGCTCGGTGAGCTGGTCGCACAGTTCGGTGCCGACTTCCTCGGCGAACGCGGGTGGGCAGCCAGTCAGCCGTTCGGGGACTTCCCGCTCCTGATCAAGTTCATCGATGCCGACGACGTCCTTTCCGTCCAGGTACACCCCGACGACGAACAGGCCCGTCCGCTCGGGCAGCGCGGCAAGACCGAAGCCTGGTACATCCTCGCTGCGGAACCCGGCGCCGAACTCGTCGTCGGACTGACCGAACCGCTCGACCCCAGCACGATCCGCTCGCTCCTGGCCGAGCGTCGTCTGGCCGATTACCTGGTACGACTTCCCGTGCGCGCTGGCGACACGGTGATCGTTCCGGCCGGCACACTGCACGCGATCGGCAGTGGCATCCTGCTCTACGAGATCCAGGAGCAGTCCGACATCACCTACCGTTTCTATGACTGGGATCGTCTCGATGCTGCCGGGCGCGGTCGGCCGCTCCATATCGAGGATGGGCTCGCTGTGCTCCGGTCCGAGCGACAGGCGCGCCGGACGCAGCCGCTGGCGCTCGACGAGTGGCGGTCGATCCTGACGGCCTGTCGCTACTTCCTGCTCGAGCGGTGGGAAGTCGACGGAGAACGGCACCTCGTGCGCCGCCCTGACGAGTCCCCGCACCTGCTCAGCTGCATCGCGGGCAGCGTCACGATCGCGACGGCGGACGAGGCGCTCGAGCTCACCGTCGGACGAACGGTGCTACTCCCAGCACCGCTGAGCGAGATCCATCTGGGTGGGCGCGGCACGCTCCTCGCTGCCACCGTACCGGACCTCTGGCGCGATGTCGTCGTCCCCTTGCAGGCAGCCGGTTACCCGGACGAGGCGATCGCGCGCCTCTGTGGTGACACCAGCGACCTCGCCCAGGCGCTCGCGCGCGGAGCGGGCACCGCGCACTGA